TGAGCCAAGAAATTTCCAAGTACCATGCAGGAGGATGCTCTGGTCTGCTTCATAAAACAGGTGTCCCTTTCAGCTGGCATCACTGCCGCTGTGAAAAGCCCTGGTAGtgcattcttccttcctttcctctcagcTACCCCTTGATAGAACCtgcccccttttttcttttcacaactGCCAcaaaagatcttttttaaaatcatctccacattattatttattaaatttatatttttggtttctATCTAAAATATCAGAGATGTCCATTCAATAATATGTTAATGACTCAgtggatgggagggaaagagaaagtatgGAGACTGGCagttctttggggtttttttcctttggtgcttGTGATGAACCCAGACTTCATGCCTTGAGGTGAGTGCTCACCACTGACCCACACGCCTGACCACCATCAGTTCTACTTGAAAAAACACGCACTCAGAAGATGGGCAGTGTCTCTGTTCACACCACTTACAATCCAAGTTCTAAAGTGCTGATAAATTAGTGAGATGTCTAggtaaactcaaaaaaaaaaaaaaaaaaaaacaagtcaaaagaggattaatatatagaaatatgttCAAAGTTGGGAAATGTGATCAGCAAAGAACCAAACCGTCCTCCATTTCTTGTACTTTGTCTTCAGAGTTTAGtgatcttaaaaaagaaaacctggggctggggtgttgCTTAGGGGTAGAGCtctggcctagcatgtgctgaggccaaaagaaaaggaaagccacTTGGCTCTTTGCTCCCCCTGCAGCCTGCAGAGGCCTGCTTGGTGGGCTGCTGGGTTGGGACTTGGGGCAGACAGAGGCCAAGCTGCCGGCTATGAACAAGGGCTCTGGAAGGGAAGGGAGCCCAGGGCTCTCCTTGGGGTTGCAGGTATTTGCCACCAAGAGGAAACACGCCCACGTGAACACACAAGGAGAGCACGGTGATGCCCAGCAGCAACCTAAGCGCCACCAGAGCCACCTCAGAAAGTGACTGGCGCCCTGCAGACAGTGGCAGGGACTGTGACAGCTTCCCGCTAAAGCCCTGCATGGAGTCCCTGCGCTGCCTCACCCCGCCAGGCCCCAAGCTAATGAAAGGTAAAAATGGAAGTGAGTCTGTGCTTTGTATTTgttgtagaaaatgaaaaaactacCCGACTTCTCAGCAGAACAGGCCTTCCACTGGGGAGTGAGGTTTCATTTGCTGTTTCAACTCGATGATGCTCTGGTCAGTTCACTTGGGCTGGAGATGGTAAATCTTTAACTCTCCAATAGGCTCAGGGTGAAGGCTGCAGTGACACCACTGGCCTGGGCCGGGCTTGGGATGCGACCTCAGAGCAGCATTTTACTTTGGTGAGCAGTTTCCCAACTGTCAGGGGACAGCAGGAGCCACTGCTGATCGAAGAGCTGTGAGGAAGCATGGGGACACCTTGGGTGGGGCAGGACCTATGGCTCACAGGTGCCCCACTCCCAGGTTTCTGATCGCAAAGATCTACCCACACGAGCCCCGGCCTGGGAAGTGCAGCCACTGTGGGCCTCCCCACTGGCCTCCCAGACACTGACCTCCAGGCACAAGGCTgccagttggaggccagtctcagcaacaaaataaagggctggggagtagCTTAGctcccagggttcaattcccagtatcaaaaccTACAGCCTCCACCCAATAGGAGACAGAGACTGTCAAAGCCTTGACCTGGGGAGAGCTGGCTGGGGAAGGGCGAAGGCACCCAGGCCTGCCTACAGTTTAGAACCAGGACCAATACCGATGACATAACATCTTCGGTTTCATAAACAGTTCTCATAGAGTGAATAAACGGTGTCATGAGAACAGGATACCACAGGACACTGCCGCCATCCTGTGCAGCCATCTAACTCCCAGGAATCCAGAATCAGAAGCAGGAGAGGGTGGCACGTTCTCGAGCTATTCCAAACTCAGCCTCCACAACAAAGACGCGATTGTCCAGACCGCCTTTGGTTTTGCTCAGCTGGCGCCATTAGGGAGGAGGGGCTGCGTGCTCTGCTCGACAAAAGGCTGCAAGTGGGCGTCGCGACTCCTAGACTCCTcggcagagcagagctgggtcGCCCAGCGCCTACTGAAGCGCTGCCCCACGGAGGCAGCGCTGGTGGCAGCTCCCCACCCGTGCCGGAGCTTGCTCCTGCACAGGCAGCTCCGCAGCTGGGTGGCGGCAAAGGTGAGGCCACTGCAGAGCGGAGGCCGCGGCAGCCCCCAGGCCTGTAGGCCAGGTCCAGCCCAGAGCTCGCCGCTGGAGCCAGAGGCCAGAACAGCCCAGGCGAGGTGCCAGGGGCGCTCAACGCCTGCGATCGAGCTGCTGTTGGCAAGCCCGCTTCGTGCCGCTCCCACGGAGGTGGCTTTGAGGGCAGCTGCACTCATCTGACTTATCTAGCTACATAATTATTTGGCCAAACTCTTCAAGTGACTTCCAATATTCAATCCTGATTGGGGTTAGGGATACAGCGAGGGGTAGAGGCCCGCTCAACCATGCAGACCCAAGTACCACCCTGCTCGGCCGTGcaggaccccccacccccatttccaCCACGCTCAGCCGTGCAGACTCCTGAGTCCCATCCTGCTAGGCCCTGCAGGCCCCGGGGTCCAGACCCAACGGGAGGGCTTCTGCCCTCCTCTTCGCCCGCCTCTCCCCTTCCCCGGGTTTCAGCCAGGAAAGGCGCATAATCTCatactttcaaaacattttctgcaACCCTCTCCTGGCACAGTTCAGAACAAAAGGGAGCCCAACTCTCAGGTCTTTCTTCCCAAGCCACCTACAGACAGAGTTCAGACAGACATGCTGCGGCTACTAGATGTTGCTCAGTCGGTGTGGTGCGGTGCGTGGGAGCGTgcggaggtgggaggtggggggtggggggtggagcgGACCTTCCCTGGTGAGTCaaaacctgttttctttcttttccttgatgtAATTTTCCAACATCTATCTTATAAGATCAGTAGTCTTGTTTAAAGctccattgttgttttttaaggcCTTTCAGCCCTCCATACATAACCAATCCTAAGAGGTGGGAAAGGGACTTCTCCCTGCCGGGCCAGGGCCTCGCAGGGGAACGTATGGAACCAGGATGCTGACCAATGCGCTGCACAGACCCCACGCTCCTCCTTGCCTGCAGACACCCATACACCCATAGTCCTTGAGGCTGGGGTACTGGACTACATAAGAGGCAGAACTAAAGACTCCACAAATCTGACCTGGAGGGTGGATAGATTTTTATTTGTACACCAAAGGGGAAAACCAGGGTTCCCGTGAGGCTGCCGAATGGATGCTGCCAGAGGGAAGGTACTTATTTTACCATACACTCTTAAAAGGCCTCAAGTAAAATACAGCCAGCAATGTACACAGGGTACACAGGAATTCAGATAATACAACTCTCCAGGTAATTGATGGTCATAACAATACTAGAACtacagttaaaaaagaaaaagaaagcaatcttCTAGGAGTCCTAACTATAATTTACTTGAACATATAGAAAATCAGTACCGACTTTATATATTAAGTTGTCACAGGCAACTGTAATCAAATAGTGTCAATCTGTGTAACTTGTAAAAATTAATCTGAAGTTGTCAGGagctatgtaaaaaaaaaaaatggagattattCTTCGAGATCCCCCAAGAGCTCCACAAAATCAGTGATGTACCATCTGGCGTTGTCCTTCACCTGCTGCCTGATCACATTTCCTCCAAATCCAATGAAAACAtcctaagaaaaagaaagggggtaATTGTTTAAGCCAACACAGCATCACTCAGGGCAATGTTTGCCTGGAAGAACAAGCTGTCCTGTAAAGCTGAGCATCCTCACCCAGGGACACCAGAGCCTGCCAACCTGGGGCTTGGGAGGAGGCgacctgctcctcaccctcctaaCCCAAGGCAGACACAGAGGAAGCCAAGCCACGTGGAGAGACTGCCTGGATTCTGAACATCTACCCCACGGCCCTGGGGAATCGAGTGCATGGCTCTCAGGCGGCTGGCCCCACTGCACTGCTTCCTGCTCAGGGTTTAACTCCTCAGAAATAAAACCCCACTAGGCTCATAAAAGGAAAGTACTTCCTTCCCCAGGGCTGCAGGAGGcctgaagggcagggaggaagtaCAGCTGCAAGGGGGCCAGTGCCTTGGGCTGAAGCCAGGCCTCAAAGCACTAGGCTCCCTCATGGTGGCACCAACCACAGACAATGGGCTCAGGTCTGGAAGACAGGAGGCCTGCTCACAAGTCCTCCTGGGCTTGCAAAGCCAGCCAACGGAAAGAGACTGCATGCCTTCTGGCTGTTGGGGTTTCTATTCTATGGTGGTATCTGGCTGTTTGGTTTAATTTCTATTGCAAACCTGATGGAGTTCTGAATCAGCtgtctaaaacaaaacacaatcttgaaaaaccaaaacaagagTGCCCTCAATACATACAGCAGGAGGACAGGCTTCCATGTCTGTGGCTCCATCTCCAATcatgattattttcttaaagtgaaatttttcctttagaaatttaATAACTTTTCCTTTCCCACCAGAATCGGCCGTTGGCTGTGTCTCATCAAAACCTGCATATTCACCTTAAGAGAGCAGAGAAAACATGCTAAGTTCAGAGGCAAGTTACTAGGGCAAGCTTCCTGCACAGATGATGTCCCTGAGAGGCTAAAATGTCCCGGGTAAGTTGCAGCCTAGGCTCCAGGTTTCTCCTCAGAATAGATCATCTTGGCCTCTGAGTTACAGACACCTCCACAGAGGTGGCTCTGTGAGGTCTAAACATGCTGGGTGACCTACTGTATCCTCCAAGGTGCCAGTGTAGGAATTCTAAACACCATTAAATAGTAATGTATTAAACTTGTAATGTTGATATTTAATTGCATTTAAGAGGAAATTCTAACTTACTTTCAAttattactattcttttttttttttttggtagttggacacaatacctttattttatttatttatttttatgtggtgcttagaatcaaacccagggcctttcacgtgctagacaagcgctcaaccactgagccacaaccccagcccctattactATTCTTAATAGAATATCACACTCATTccctacctttttcttttttttttttaacacaatttaaaaaatttttattttatttatttttatgtggtgctgaggatcgaacccagtaccttgcatgtgctaggtgagcgctctactgctgagccccagcccctcattcccTACCTTTTTCAATGATCCATCTCTATCTattgatcctttaaaaaaaaagtcatattaacACAATTGAATGTGATTTGGTTTTAAGACTATCAGCTGCCCCTTGACCCGACTTGAATAATATCGAACCACAGCCATGACTGAGAGGACTCACAGAGGGCCAGGTATCCCCAGGGGCTGCTATGGTGTGCTGACCCAGCTAACGAAACTCTCCTTCTGGAGGCTAAATAACTTCTAGCACATAAGAGCACACAGAATGGAAAGGGGACACATAAGAGAGCCCCCACCACCCAGGAGTCAGCGCTTGCTGGATGCAGAGTCTACACAGATGAGCGACGGCGTGGACACTCAAGCTGGACGGAAGATGGCCTGAGTGGCCGCAGAGCAAAAGATcgcagtcagtcagtcagtcagtcaaggAATCACTGATCTTACATTTAACCCTGCTCAGGTCCATCCCCAGATGCTGCCCTGGGCACTCAGCGGCAGAGGGGATGGGACAGGACTCCCTCCCAGGCAGCTTACCGTTAAAGTAGAATTTCAGCCTGTTGGCAAAGACATTGGCTGCAGGGATGTTGAGCTTGGCAGCAACGTGCTCTACAATGCTCCGAAAGCCACCAGAGATGAGGAAGACCTGGACATTCCGCTCCTGCAGGCGACTGACCAGTTCCCTgcagagagagaacacaaaacacaaacactGCTCACCACACAGGAAAAGGAAActaacatatattttttcctctggaaTGCATTTGGCCAAAGTAAATCTGATGAGGTATTTTGACT
The sequence above is drawn from the Urocitellus parryii isolate mUroPar1 chromosome 9, mUroPar1.hap1, whole genome shotgun sequence genome and encodes:
- the Psph gene encoding phosphoserine phosphatase isoform X2, which gives rise to MVSHSELKQLFCTADAVCFDVDSTVIREEGIDELARFCGVEDAVSEMTRRAMGGAVPFRAALTERLALIQPSREQVQRLLAEHPPHLTPGIRELVSRLQERNVQVFLISGGFRSIVEHVAAKLNIPAANVFANRLKFYFNGEYAGFDETQPTADSGGKGKVIKFLKEKFHFKKIIMIGDGATDMEACPPADVFIGFGGNVIRQQVKDNARWYITDFVELLGDLEE